The Nicotiana sylvestris chromosome 6, ASM39365v2, whole genome shotgun sequence genomic sequence cattcatgtgcgggccactAGTCCCGGCATGTACATCCTCTAGTaacttagaagcttcctttgcgtcgacacatcttagcaaacccaaatcaagagttctcctgtacaagtttccaccgctgtggaagaagtgattggataaCTTTCggagtgtgcgcttctgagtgtggtttgcatgctccaaatattctccctttgacaaatattccctgatgtcatggaaccaaggctttccgtctgtttcttcttcaaaatgagcataatatgccggctgatcatggatcctcaccggaatgggatcaatataattcttatctggatgttgtatcgtTGATGACAAAGGTAGCatatgcatcggcaaactcattttgaattttgggcccatgtcggaattctatctttgtgaacctctttctcaattcctccacatggtgcagatatggcaatatcttggaattcttagtgGTCCACTcttcttgtacctggtgcacgagCAAATATGAATCACCAATCACCAGtagctcctgaatgttcatgtcgattgtCATGTTGAGGCCttgtatgcaggcttcatactctaccatgttgttggtatagggaaatctgagtttagcagatatcggataatgttgacccatttctgataccaacACTGCTCTAATGCCCAGTCCTCTAAAATttacagctccatcgaagaacatcctccaaccgtcgtatgcttcggtaatgtcttctcctacaaatgatacttcttcatcaagaaaatacatcttcaaaggttcgtatgctTCTCTCtctggattttcagcaaggtgatctgtcaatgcttgtcccttgaccgccttttgagttacgtagatggtgttaaactcactcaacagtattttccatttggccaactttccagtcggcatgggtttctggaatatgtactttagagggtccatcctggatatgagatatgtagtgtaggcacagaagtaatgcctcaatatctgagttgtccaggtcaaatCACAGCAAGTGCATTCAAGCAGAGAGTactgtgcttcataaggtgtgaacttcttactcaagtaatgtatggcttgctcctttcttcctgtctcgtcatgttgtcccaaagcatatccaaaggctccatctaatacagatagatataGTAGCAAAGGTCATCCTGGTTCTGGCAGAACCAGAATAGgtggtgtggacaagtactccttgatcttgtaaaaagctttctgacaatcctctatCCAACTTGTTTCAgtatctttcctcagcatcttgaagatgggttcacatatgactgtggactatgctatgaatcgactgatgtagttgagacgtcctagaaATCTCATTACATCCTTTTTTCTCTTAGgtggtggcaattcctgaatagctttgattttggatagatctAGCTCCATCCCTCGATGACTGATAATGAAACCCAATAACTTCCCTGTGGGAACCACGAATGCACACTTTGAtgggttcagcttcatattgtacctccttaacctgtcaaagaaatTTCTCAAGTATGCTATGTGATCtacgaccctcttggatttgatgatgacatcatctacgtatacctttACTTCCTTGTGTATCGTGTCaaggaagatagttgtcatggatATTATGTAAGTGGCCCAAGTATTCTTCAGAgcgaacggcatcatcttgtaacagtatacaccccaaggAGTAATATAagttgttttctctgcatcttcttcatccatcaaaatcttgtgataacccgcgaagcaatgtacaaaggattggagttcaggCTTgtcgcaattatcgatcaggatgtgtatatttggcagtgggaagtcgtccttgggacttgctctatttaaatatcgatagtcaacacatactctgaccttcccatccttcttcggaactggcataatgttagctaaccaggttgggtacttaaccaccctgagaacttttgccttgatctgcttggtaaattcctccttgatttttaggctcatgtctggtttgaactttttgagtttTTGTTTTACTAGCGGACACATGGGgttagtgggcaacttgtgagccactatacaCGTGCTTaagccggtcatgtcatcatatgaccatgcgaaaatatccTCACACTCTTTGAGGAAgagaatgtactcttccttctctattggtgacaagtgaatgctgatgcgagtctccttgacgatcTCGGGGTTTCCCAAATTTActatttcggtctcgtccagattggacttacgcttattctcaaagttttcaacctccgTGACAATTTTCTcgagtatctcatcttcttcatctgaatcactattctcatgttgtgttgcctcattacatgtcatagtcaccgattcattaggaaaagtaataataacgctgtagaaaggaaaagtgtaaagagagtagtgaataataaagagcaaatacaTTTCATTAAAACTGCAAAAGAAATCATCCAGAGAAAGTACGGCTCGacgaatcgagcatttattttgaaacaagtcttaaaacaaaattatgggaaatcttaaatgcctagaatggctatagaagtaaaatctgccaagctacccagggactcggtggGCTCAGGATGGTGTAAcggtccaattcctgagaacaactccatTTTTTATGGTCTAAATGGTGAGgctttcttcctcctcctcctcctcaattatggcattgCAGTCCgtgtcctcatcctccaagaataaattcttcaacccagctagtgcttcctTTTCTGTAGTCCCCCATATCgtgtcagcttggtgaaaagcttgttccaagcatggcactggttgctcaagagggtaatatggtccacgccGTGGAGATGACCAATTtctgtactcttgccatgtgtactggtatccgagTCCAAAGGTGATACCATGATTTTTTAGCTGTATCGGTTTAGTGatgccttggaggttctttcccaatcctttgttgggttcatatccagaccaagCCAATATACTTTCTATCTTACTGCTCCACCAATTATCCTTCTCGACGACATTGACCCAtttaatgtgatgataggtttcccctcctatcattcttctatgtccaatggtcgggatggtttgactagtgtaaatggggttactcccgtcgccgtggatgatcacctcctgacgattccattcaaatttcacagCTTGATatagtgtggaaggcactgctccagcggcatggatccatggtgggcccaacaaaagattatataaggctagtatgtcaagcacctgaaactcgacgtcgaaccaagttggtccgatttgtaagcaaaggttgatttccccgatcgtggccctttgggacccatcgaaagcttttacgttcatgcttcctacccgtatttcaaggaaacctttgtccaaccttttcagagtgtccaatggacatatatttaggcttgaagctccgtcaaccaagaccctggaaatgaatttatcttcaaattgcactgtaatgTGCAATTCTCAATTGTGATTCAGcccctcaggtggtagctcatcttcgtggaagataaacTTGTGAATTTACAATACTTTCCCCACTATGtaggccatttctccaccagtgatgttattgggtacataagcctcgctcagcactttcattaaagcattattatgtgcttctaaattttgcaacagtgacaggatggatatctgagctgcagttctgttcagatggtcaacgacAGAATActccttttcttttactttcctccacaggtcatctagCCCGGTCTTAATaataggctgcctagtagtggcatccttacttgaacctcccaaatGTTCAGGTGTGTAGATTTTTCCCCTTCTAGTCATTCATTGTATGGCTTCAGATTTCTCTACCTTGGCATTCCCTTTTCATCGAGCCTTGGtaacataatcctagggtattgcttttgagttgaatagaGGTGTACTTGATACTGTCACAGTGAatggtgtgaccacttctacttcaaatggagtgggGGTGGCTGAAGgcggagccacctctacctcgaatggaactgatgcagttacctaaACCTCAGTTGGTGCCTGAGTCTGTAACACAATGGGAGTAAGTGTGATTGCAACTTTAAAGTAatcaccttctcgaataagcccaatatACCCCTCAAGGTCCCATTCTTCGTTTGTCTTTATCACATATACtccaccacctctatgatcagggagggatttttgcggacattaggtgcgacTTCCTTTGCCTATATGACCTTTTTCTCATTagcatctggatcttatccttaaATGTTCGGCACTCACCAATGGTGTGTCCCTTCATACCGGAATAGTATGCATAAGTTTTGTATGGATTGACCTATTATGATGTGTTTTCTAATGCCATAACGGGAACAAGAGTGACGTAACCtgtggctttcaacctttcatacaactggtcgatgggctaagcaatggcggtgtattgtctgggtggcttgtggtcaaagttgggtcttggtcttggaaagttttggcgagctggaggtgattggaaatgggatggttgggagttataggtgtagTGGACAGTGgctagttgggaatatctgggagatgagggttgatatgttagtggtggtgcttggtatgtgggtggaggtgtttgatatgtgggtggaggtgtgtgatacgtgggtggaggtgtttgatagacAAGTTGAGATTTTGGGCCATGGGCCACCATTATTGCCctaacatctctcttctttgatatgcaacatgattgtagtgccttatttgtggcctgtatTGCCTCAGTATTCATTACCATCCCgatcttgattccttcctcgattctttctccaagtttgatgatatcagagaattttttattttcgataaccatcaacctttcgtAATATTGCGGATCCTATGCTCTaatgaagaatttgttcatctgttccttgtCCAAAGAAGGCCTGACCTTGGCCACTTCtaacctccaatgagtagcatactcgcgaaaaatCTCAGTAggtttatttttacaattttcgatgaagaagacatctggtgcgttctctgtattgaacctgaaccgctCCATGAAATATGACGCCATACTTACCTAATTTGACCATTTTGtgggatcctggctgatgtaccaggacattGCATCCCGAGTAAGACTCCTTATAAAGAGTTTCATTCGTATCTTTTCGTCTTTCCTGACCCTGACAAGTTTGTCGCAAtaggtcctcaaatggactctgggatcacCTGTGCCGTCGAATATCTCAAACACCACCCTTGTTGCCttcgacaccttgaactcggcttgtcaacttcttgagttcttcagccatgtttttaatgagcatgtCCTTTTCGGAGGATTCTGGTGTATATGAGATCGGTTCGATGGAGTGAGGCACAGTTTctacgtatatagggttgctttgatgggtggcAGGGACCTGGGTGCAGTGATGGTCGTTGGTGGAGTTTtagggatcgggaatgggttgtggtgcgttttggggagtgtggtaggtggtggttggtgggtactgaattagctgatggtgatgttgtggcggagttggtattggcaatctattgagattttggggtggagttgcgtattgatttggtgcaggaggattctgtggatgttggttttgtgCGTTCTGGGGAGgtattgggttctttgtgttctaTTGGTTGATGTCAGAGACAatcagggtgagtgacaagtttgccaagttacgaacctgctcaagttctccttttaattccaatatcttttgttataatctcaggactagatcatttggggccagAGTAATACGGCCATCTGAGGTTTCTAcgttctcaacattctcctttcggttaccacttaagtcatccattttttcttttcctctgccttttgtgttgcttggaggatgagaaggtggagggcctctagatctggtgtggtatgctgacgaggccagtatgagtgagcCAACCTAAgaggatgggaataataaaataaggaaaaacaaaaaggtaacaagtaagTGAGGATTCTAAATTTTTTGctgtatttaaacacatattatggAAATGTAAATTCCTgtcttaatttgggagcctcgttgcgCCCGCGGTAGGCCTAGCaaccaataaatgcttcatttcataatataaaaatagacaaatCCGAAAACAACATTAAGATAATAGAAAAGTAAGTCACTACTGACAttgggccttattacatttttagaaAAGCAAATAAaactagcctatttggtcccaaaaggaccttccccATATTCGATCTTCTTGACCCCATCATACAGGTCCCCTAGCTCGCACAGACCTAGCAGCAAGTAGGCTTTGGCCAGATATCCTCTTTCAGTTCCTTCGGCATTCTGGCAATTCtagatcctctttatgactttaccttccagctccactattcctcgctccagatattctaATTTCTTGTTAGAAGTGACTGCCATccctttccattcttcaatcaacctcacattcctctcatgtatttcttGATGCTCATTCTTAGAGTCATGGTCCCTCTTGCGCAACCTATTGtacttgacttgagcttcagcttcttcgtctatgactctattccctcgaccggttgCTGGCATCACCATTCCTTTTAGATTGTCTTCTAGCCATGATAGGTAGAGAGGTTCACACCCCGCATGATACATGTCTGGCTCAACGGTGTTCTTTTCAACAATGATCTTACAGTGCcatatgtgctgagcttggcacttgtaagggacgtcgtcATCTTGAAAGTCTTCTCATCTTGGCAACCCTTGGTATAACTTGTTTCTTGCCTGCTTTCCTCataactcggatagggacataagggtatataCCTCTCAACCCAATTAGCACCAAGTATGGAGCGtacctggatctgatgatgaatttgtTTATtaggaaccattcaaacatccattgcacttgttcatcggtcagattgtcgaagaactctacccattctttggcactttctggctgagcaaatctgtctggaatATAAGTCATCtgcttggggtgatggaaggcaatatggtcgttccaagccctttgtGGAAATTCTTGGCGGTAGTGACCCTTTTGAAAATGTTCCAACAACTACAATtgcagcaacaagttacaaccgTCGAattgcttgacccctctttgacagtgcCCTAGAGCTCTGTAGATGTTgtctatgatcatggggactatagtgTGTGTCTGTCCATTGATCCcctccatcaaagtcttggcgaccatggccaccCTAGTTTGGATTCTTTccttttttcattgggaacactatcaggcccaAGAATAATACTATGAACACGAACACTTTATGGTGGATGTGGCCTACAGAAGTGAGAGAGATATCATCATAGTAGGTAAGataggacttgctatggccatacctcttaTACAGATATCCAAAGGGTATGTAGGATTCATTCAGGCATACCAGgtcatcatttttcttcatcCCCATCATCTTTAAAAACCTTTTACCGGTTCGGTTCTATGGCACCAACAACccaggactatcccaagtcaacccCGCAAGCCTTGCACCTTTttctagaagtggtgtcatttctatgtcgccgaaaTGGAACACAGACCTCTCACTGTCACAGAACAAAGTGGCATcctcgatcaacttgttgtttggctTAATGTCTAGCAGGGAAGgtaagttacccaggtacttccttacatgtttcttgtcacttgagaaAACATCCTCTCACCAATCCAGCAACAATGGTgaaatgttgctaaccatacaaaatctagggacctcgtgcctcattttcttcaaaacaaaagggttaggcctttctCCCCCACCAGACTCAACTATTTATACATTAATGATTatcatattggcatttagttcttcaaattaatgcacagaaggTGGTTGTgtctgttgggattatggaaacctcGGTgtactttggataaggcttatcataaaggatcattatatggaGAACATAACTGATCTGACtgggtttgaccatgatgcatgcacaatttcgattagagtaaggttactatggggctttagactggtaccctcaagagAACAACTTCAGGGGGAAAGGCATGGAATCGTTGACATCATCgatgatcgactggttttatcgcAAAAAAACCTTTCcaaaatttaagggtaataaataggaagaacgCAACCACTCATTTAAGTGTTGCTATAGGGTTTgatatgcacgagtggaatatgatgtggagaaAGATATATGTAGCAAtaaataacatgtagtcaagtatttgcacgtaggaaaaataaatacagtatttaaataattgaaatacagttacggaaaaagaaaacaaagagacaagtcagtttcatgaataaaagaaatataaatgcttaaaataggcagttaaattcaaataagggaaaaGCGTATGGGGTAAAACATGCTTGGACATATTCACATAAgacaagttcattatggtaagggcctaaaggtatccccatcagagtcgccatgctgtcgcgaccacttttttccctccgcggagagagaagtccgggttttgacattcatgggggtaataactcatttccttttgggaatttgggttttgaagagttgccacctaataaaTTATGgcgtgttagggcacctagagcgattaagtcttggattggtttgcattacaagagatttagggtaagggatcgaaataaccttgacgggaaggtgttaggcacccatctcggtccacaacggtgggtcccggtcgaacttatacttatgaattagtcctttaacaaataagtagttgaaaATATTATTATGAATAAAGCATGTTGGacattatataactcagataaTAAGACAAAGGATTTGAACATGTTGTGtaaatataaaataaagattTAATCAAAAGGGATTTGGGAAAAacgggtcctaggttggttagcctacatgaTCACCCCACGTAATGCCTGGTAAAcgctcctcaatgaggggctacacgtgacattagcgcgtagtcatcatatcccacatctacccttcccaccccttagCAGTTATTAAAGCGAGCGCTGGTTAGCGAtctctattgcatgctgttacctatcccttcttaatggtccttgAGGAGGTTAGAACCTCTACCTACGGGTAGTTCTAGATAgaccctaaggtttaaaggagaaaataccaaggcgacaagcaagaacacaaaGGACTTCAACCAAATAAAAGCATGCAATAGCAGATAAGAAGCTTAGGTTCACCAAAACAGATAATGCAtgtaaacagcacgactcaaacacaaacaaGGGTAGTATAATTAAATaagatcctaagacatgatgtatAGGTGAGTATCAGAACACAAGAGACATGAAAATTGCTTTATAACTCAAAAACAAGGGCCCTAAACAGTTTGTCTACTGATTTTAAGCATATTAACCATTAAGCAGTAAACACAAAGAACAGTTCCAGTTTTATAGAGGTTGaccacctaaggcttgcctatgcgTAGGATAATGCACAACAAttatcaaaattattaaaacagtTCAGAAGCAGGCTATTCTAAGTGTTGCAAAGATACAGGGATTATGACCAGTTTTACTTGAACAGGATAAATATGACATTCTTTTTACATTTTTCATAACAAATAGTTTaaactaggtgtgactgagcgaATATGAATGAGATCCTAAAATAAGGTATTTAACATGCACATATAAAATGCAGAAATGATTCAAAGATATGCAGAATTCCcgaagcatgatttctaaatgcccaGAAAGTTATAGCATGATTTCAGGATGTGCGGGAGCAACAGTTTATGTTAATGCTGTTATTttgcctaaagcaggatttctaagtggtaaaAATAAtgtcaaatgagatgctgaaatagtaaacctaagaacgtgatatctaatgcatgacatgcttaTATTGGTCCTAAACATTGATTCTAATGCACATAGGGGAATGTAAACCTGAGGCATGATTTCTACTCATTGATATTGATAACATGTAcaactaccctccccttttcactagccatccccaatattCATTAACAACAAATTATTACAGATCAATAAtgcatgaattacataagtagatacactatagggagcctgaaagtaggcccagatttccagaaTCTCCAATGCCAAATTGCCTCACATCCTTTCACATAATccaggtgtgtcaaagttccctaaggacctcaagcgATCCTAGACAGTGCTTAAACCCAGATTTCATAATCATAGTTCAGTAGTGCAGTATGGAAAGGCCATCTCTAATGCATCAGAGTTCAGTAGTGTAGagtgagagtgtttgacatagttttgaaaggaTTTAAGCAGGAAAACAGTTTGAAAagagacttgtttgaaatagttttgtaaaaataATAGAGGGAGTTATTCAATAAGATAGTTTTGAAAAGAGAGTAGGGTAAAAAGCAGCAGTCCAAACACTACACCTAAAATAGGTACATACATAACCAAAGAATATAGAACCAAGGCAGGTTCAGCAACCATAAACAGGGGTAATGGGATTTGGGGACACATAAGTCATATAGGTAAACACATAGTTGCAGGAGCACTTAAGTACAAAATCAGCAATATGCTAAGGCGTTAAGTAACTTCAGAATTAACACAAAATCAGGTAACTTAAAGATTGCTAACTACTTTGCCCATAAAGGGTTCATGCCAGAAATCAGAGAAACTTAGTAAGGAAGAGTCACATTGGGGTATACTAGAAGGAGGATAACATTTAATAAACATGTTGAGTCTAAGGGAGGGGACACATTCAAAGCATGTTAATAAAGTGATGAAGTAAACATATTAGTTGCAATTTGAACGACAAAACCATAAGTGAAAATAGACTAGAAACATGATGAATTGAAGTAataaaagaaacatgttgtttttGAAACATTGAATTGAAATCAGGACATAACAGTAAAGAAGACAACAAACACAAAAGTGAAGGGGCATGAGAGCACAATAGTCAGCCTTAGCTTGCAGTcggctaactcagaataatagtAAGTAACACAGAAAGAGAGAGCAAAAAGTtttgagtgagagagagagagagagagcttttgaaccaatgtgtttgtATGCTTTtgttaatgagagagcatatatatatatatatatatatatatatatatatatatatatatatatatatatatatatgtagtttgaaactaggcaaaataataaggtaagaatcaatgtcatgcagtaattatggaactaggtaTCATATAGTATATAATCAGtataagtactcccttaattaaaggagttAACTTCAAACGGTAAAGGCAAATAAGGAAGGACATCACATGAGACTTGACACATAAGGAAATAATTTCAGCATACTACAAGTATAGAACATGTAAATAAGGCTAAATACATAATATTCCAACTAAGGAAATAACATAAGAATCAGATTTGACAGTATAGTCGaccataaaataaggcaagagaatAACTTAGAGGTTGGAAATAAAAAAGGAGATCATCATAAGATATTAGTGAAAGGCATCAATTACAGGAAATCAGGGGTTCAAATAGGAGTAGTAATGATAAAGGGGAATTAACACAAATTGCTGTAAATAAACGAAATAATCACAGTATAGGCAAGAAGGAATAAAATTAGAAACCCTAATATGCATAGTAAAGTAAAAATCCCACAAAGTTAGGAATTCAACTAGAAGAATAGTACTGATTATAGGAATTAACATAAATTTCTGTTAATAAATAGAATAGAAATAATATAGGTGGAAGAagcaaaatcagaaaccctaatgagCATAATAGGTTACAATCATAGAAACATAGAACATATCCATGAATAACAGACATGCAAACAAATTAAATGAACAAATAAGCAAGGACAGTTCTCAGAACCCAAGATTAAGAccaagaattagggttttaaacataaTGAATTagataaaaggaaaaacataaataaactgtttaaacatagtaaacattatagaataatactgaaaatcagaggagaagtcatTTTGAAAaagggttaagaaaccctagtttttaaGATGAAGAGGTGTTTTCGAATAATCAGAGAGATTATCATGGAAAACAATAAAATAACTTAGAATACTCTTAGATCTATTACAGATCTAAGAGGTCAAGAtataaattagggtttcagagagagaTAACCCCGAGATGGAGAGATTCTGGCTTAGAAGCCATGCATCTAGCCAAAGAAATAGAAAGGTCTTACTCAGACAAGCCAAGGTGGCCTGAGAATGGCAACAATGTCGTAGGTGTGAGTTGAATAGCTACTGGTCCCTTCAGGACCTCAGGTTAACAAGAATCCGGCATGTGGGGGGCATAGAGGCTAGGGGTGATGGTGGAACCACCATTGACACCGGCGAGCCAGTGGCCGGCGAGTAGGAGCTTAGTTTTAGCAGAGAGagtcttgagagagatgagagtaGTAATGGCACAGTGTGATGAGAGAATGAGGGTTGGGGGGGGGGTAACTGGAGATCTTCCTTTTGATATGATGCTTGACCCGCACCTAGTCTACCCAGATCCTTCAATACCATCTACACCGATAGCACCAGCTGGCCAATGTGACGAGCCAGACCTTGCTGCTGACACTACTGAGGTAGTGCGTGCGATGTTTGACAACCCAGCCATGCCTAGATTTGATGATGATTATGATATTCAGTTGGTTGACCCTAAGGGAGATGACATTGTTGGGTAAACTGACATGTCCAAGGATCCTTAGGGAGTTTTCTTCACCCTCTCCTCTTTTACTCATATTTTgctaagcattggggacaattcTTACTTTTATTCAAGGGAGTAAGTTTGTTTGACACAGTGGTACAATTTGAtacatttggtctgtaataatttgatgATACTCTTTCTTTTCATATGTGTATTCATCTAGCTTCTCTTTCTTCTCGTATGTATATTTATCTCTCTTTAGTAGTTTTTGCTTATtgcttctttattttatttttttctttgcaTATTAGTTCTTGTTTTGTTATAAGCTTCTTTTTATTCTTTAGTAGATAATAAGCCTTTAAGTTTTCTTAACGCCACGGTTCTCTCCAAAAGTATTTATTATGTGAACTGGGTAACTC encodes the following:
- the LOC138871513 gene encoding uncharacterized protein; protein product: MTCNEATQHENSDSDEEDEILEKIVTEVENFENKRKSNLDETEIVNLGNPEIVKETRISIHLSPIEKEEYILFLKECEDIFAWLRRYNMKLNPSKCAFVVPTGKLLGFIISHRGMELDLSKIKAIQELPPPKRKKDMLRKDTETSWIEDCQKAFYKIKEYLSTPPILAVKGQALTDHLAENPEREAYEPLKMYFLDEEVSFVGEDITEAYDGWRMFFDGAVNFRGLGIRAVLVSEMGQHYPISAKLRFPYTNNMVEYEACIQGLNMTIDMNIQELLVIGDSYLLVHQVHANMIKVPPNELNATSSPWPFAAWGMDVIGPIEHMLQTDKEAASYKTVTKKVVTDFVKDRIVFRFGVPESIVTDNATNLKSDLIKAMSEVEIPSLRVIQEAKLIDAEWIRNRYQQLYLIDGKRMNAVCHSQLYQNKMSRAFNKRVKPRQFALGQLVLKKIFPHQDEAKGKFSPN